The Streptomyces achromogenes genome window below encodes:
- a CDS encoding DUF6214 family protein, which translates to MLEASFLDLSDRSAEDGTVSVRPAWEVREGGGATSWSHVRLSFTDGARVDLLAVVSGGRVSIEDIRARPALSLVDLTLLADWIEEPLFDGSDDEDGDEGDGEPLTDATPDVHDTRAADRTGTEDHAEAADGMGAADRAEGDGGAGHPAVAEAGHGAEELLGPRRARPVWPRGVEGLWLTAQEYRAAQEEGANPVLAVMYATGHGRRRSLRLIARARDAGYLTPRHARR; encoded by the coding sequence GTGCTGGAAGCATCGTTTCTTGATCTTTCTGATCGTTCCGCCGAGGACGGCACGGTGTCCGTGCGGCCGGCGTGGGAGGTCCGGGAGGGGGGAGGCGCCACTTCCTGGTCCCATGTCCGGCTGTCGTTCACCGACGGGGCGCGTGTCGACCTGCTCGCCGTCGTCAGCGGAGGCCGGGTCTCCATCGAGGACATCCGGGCCCGGCCCGCCCTCTCGCTCGTCGACCTGACCCTGCTCGCGGACTGGATCGAGGAACCCCTCTTCGACGGGTCCGACGACGAAGACGGCGACGAAGGCGACGGCGAACCCCTGACGGACGCGACGCCGGACGTGCACGACACGAGGGCCGCGGACCGCACGGGGACCGAGGACCACGCAGAGGCCGCGGACGGTATGGGGGCCGCGGACCGCGCGGAGGGCGACGGGGGAGCCGGCCACCCGGCGGTGGCGGAGGCCGGGCACGGCGCCGAGGAGCTCTTGGGCCCCCGGCGGGCCCGCCCGGTGTGGCCGCGCGGCGTCGAAGGGCTGTGGCTGACGGCGCAGGAATACCGCGCGGCCCAGGAGGAGGGGGCAAATCCCGTCCTCGCGGTGATGTACGCGACGGGGCACGGCAGGCGACGGTCGCTGCGGCTGATCGCCCGGGCACGCGACGCCGGATACCTGACGCCGCGTCACGCCCGGCGCTGA
- a CDS encoding DUF305 domain-containing protein — protein MLVRRVPLVSASLLLALALAGCDSGTDAGSGAVSGPSVIAPGKPGEANRTLSAQDAAEQRADDDTPNSADVAYARKMIEHHAQALEMTELVPDRAASGDVRRLALRISAAQGPEIKAMEGWLTTHGQKTTGGTHTHTAMPGMATAAQLTALRAARGKAFDTLFLTLMITHHEGALTMAAEVKAQGNNIRVEEMADDVIAQQTSEITRMNGMR, from the coding sequence GTGCTCGTCCGCCGCGTGCCCCTCGTGTCAGCCTCGCTGCTCCTCGCCCTGGCCCTCGCCGGCTGTGACTCGGGGACGGACGCCGGGTCGGGCGCGGTGAGCGGCCCTTCGGTGATCGCGCCGGGCAAGCCGGGCGAGGCGAACCGCACCCTCTCGGCACAGGACGCGGCCGAGCAGCGCGCCGACGACGACACACCCAACTCCGCCGACGTGGCCTACGCGCGGAAGATGATCGAACACCACGCCCAGGCACTGGAGATGACCGAACTCGTGCCGGACCGCGCCGCATCGGGGGACGTCAGACGCCTCGCGCTGCGCATTTCCGCGGCACAGGGGCCGGAGATCAAGGCCATGGAGGGCTGGCTCACCACTCATGGCCAAAAGACGACGGGCGGCACGCACACGCACACGGCGATGCCCGGCATGGCGACCGCGGCCCAACTGACCGCGTTGCGGGCGGCCCGCGGGAAGGCGTTCGACACGCTCTTCCTCACTCTGATGATCACTCACCACGAGGGTGCGCTCACCATGGCCGCGGAGGTCAAGGCGCAGGGCAACAACATACGGGTCGAGGAGATGGCGGACGACGTGATCGCGCAGCAGACGAGCGAGATCACGCGGATGAACGGGATGCGCTGA
- a CDS encoding FAD-dependent oxidoreductase, which yields MLRVAVVGSGPSGVYTAQSLVQLDPDVLVDVLDRLPCPYGLVRYGVAPDHEKIKSLQQNLRAVLEHERVRFLGGVRVGADGVPTARLRELYHAVVYCVGAATDRHLGVPGEELPGSWSATEFVSWYSAHPDAVPARFLHGVDSAVVVGIGNVAVDVTRILARGAAELSPTDMPQAALAALAASEVREIHMVGRRGPSQARFTTKELRELGTLPDAEVVVDEAELALDPAYGDPSGLAAAQRRNVEVLRGWAASPARGARRRIRLRFFLRPVELRAVGGRLGVVRFERTAPDGRGGVTGTGRYEDVPSQLALRSVGYRGTPLEGLPFDAGHGTVPHLAGRVVRDGQVAPGEYVAGWIKRGPTGVIGTNRPCAKETATSLLADAPALVRRELPGDPLSLLRAAGAEPVGWAGWQAIERAEAELGASLGRGVVKLPDWPSLRAAAGPAAVGVQDPPPLR from the coding sequence GTGCTCCGTGTCGCCGTCGTCGGCTCCGGGCCGAGTGGTGTCTACACCGCCCAGAGTCTGGTCCAGCTGGATCCGGACGTCCTCGTCGACGTACTGGACCGCCTGCCCTGCCCGTACGGGCTGGTGCGGTACGGCGTCGCCCCGGACCACGAGAAGATCAAGTCCCTGCAGCAGAACCTGCGCGCCGTGCTCGAGCACGAACGGGTCCGGTTCCTCGGCGGCGTGCGGGTGGGCGCGGACGGCGTGCCGACGGCCCGGCTGCGCGAGCTCTACCACGCGGTCGTGTACTGCGTCGGCGCCGCGACCGACCGGCACCTCGGCGTCCCCGGCGAGGAGCTGCCCGGCAGCTGGTCGGCGACGGAGTTCGTCTCCTGGTACAGCGCCCACCCGGACGCCGTCCCCGCAAGGTTCCTGCACGGCGTCGACTCGGCCGTGGTGGTGGGCATCGGGAACGTCGCGGTGGACGTCACCCGGATCCTGGCACGGGGCGCCGCCGAACTGAGCCCCACCGACATGCCTCAGGCGGCGCTGGCCGCACTCGCGGCGAGCGAGGTGAGGGAGATCCACATGGTCGGACGGCGCGGCCCCTCGCAGGCCCGGTTCACCACCAAGGAGCTGCGGGAGCTGGGCACGCTGCCGGACGCCGAGGTCGTCGTCGACGAGGCGGAACTGGCGCTCGATCCGGCGTACGGGGATCCTTCCGGGCTTGCGGCGGCACAGCGCCGCAACGTGGAGGTGCTGCGCGGCTGGGCGGCGTCGCCGGCGCGCGGCGCCCGACGGCGCATCCGGCTGCGGTTCTTCCTGCGGCCCGTCGAACTGCGTGCTGTCGGGGGCCGGTTGGGCGTGGTGCGGTTCGAGCGGACGGCACCGGACGGGCGTGGCGGGGTGACCGGCACCGGCCGGTACGAGGACGTCCCGTCGCAGCTGGCCCTGCGGTCGGTGGGCTACCGGGGCACCCCGCTGGAGGGTCTGCCGTTCGACGCGGGGCACGGCACCGTGCCGCATCTGGCGGGACGGGTGGTGCGTGACGGTCAGGTGGCGCCGGGCGAGTACGTGGCGGGCTGGATCAAGCGCGGCCCCACCGGTGTCATCGGTACCAACCGGCCGTGCGCGAAGGAGACGGCGACGTCCCTGCTGGCGGACGCTCCCGCCCTCGTGCGACGGGAGCTGCCCGGCGACCCGCTCTCGCTGCTGCGGGCCGCCGGAGCCGAGCCCGTCGGGTGGGCGGGCTGGCAGGCGATCGAACGTGCGGAGGCCGAGCTCGGGGCCTCGCTGGGCCGCGGGGTCGTCAAGCTGCCGGACTGGCCGTCGCTGCGGGCGGCGGCGGGCCCGGCCGCCGTCGGCGTCCAGGATCCGCCGCCCCTGCGGTGA